One genomic window of Punica granatum isolate Tunisia-2019 chromosome 1, ASM765513v2, whole genome shotgun sequence includes the following:
- the LOC116193024 gene encoding transcription factor bHLH94-like: MFVRIAIRIVESYDFTIHEGVIDSDCRGYIAADTFSGCTATLSFDRGQGRTDLILTDYVHPRDHAVFSFSLSSHGQEMLGGHEPQLHPNYSFPKPFVSGQTTNDSNKAPKDADVDEENKKKKTRHIEIERQRRKEMNTLYASLRSLLPAQILKGKRAASDQLNVALDYINHIQRNIKKLEAERARLKKKGLDKMWYFLQPSSAM, encoded by the exons ATgtttgtcagaatcgcgattcgaatcgtagaatcataCGATTTTACGATTCATGAGGGGGTCATCGATTCCGATTGCAGGG GTTACATAGCGGCGGATACGTTCTCGGGTTGCACGGCTACTCTGAGCTTCGATCGGGGGCAGGGCAGGACCG atcTGATTCTTACTGATTATGTTCATCCTCGTGATCATGCCGTCTTCAGCTTTAGCCTTTCGTCTCATGGCCAAGAAATGCTTGGAGGTCATGAGCCCCAGCTACATCCCAATTATTCTTTTCCTAAGCCTTTCGTCTCTGGACAAACAACTAATGATAGCAATAAGGCCCCTAAAGATGCTGATGTTGATgaagaaaacaagaagaagaagacacgTCACATAGAGATTGAGCGgcagagaaggaaagaaatgaaTACCCTTTATGCTTCGCTTCGATCTTTGCTGCCTGCCCAGATCCTTAAG GGAAAGAGGGCGGCATCAGATCAGCTGAACGTGGCCCTGGATTACATAAATCATATCCAAAGGAACATCAAAAAACTCGAAGCTGAGAGAGCTAgattgaaaaagaaaggtcTTGATAAAATGTGGTATTTCCTCCAGCCATCTTCCGCT ATGTGA
- the LOC116196517 gene encoding boron transporter 4-like isoform X1, whose amino-acid sequence MESIKSPFRGIVADFRGRASCYKEDWISGLHSGFGILAPTTYIFFASALPVIAFGEQLSRDTDGSLSAVETLASTAICGIIHSSFGGQPLLILGVAEPTIIMYTYLYNFAKGRKDLGHELYLAWAGWVCVWTALLLFLLAIFNACDIINRFTRVAGELFGMLITVLFIQEAIKGVVSEFRVPEGEDISLEKDQFQRFYMNGLLGIIFTFGLLYTALKSRKARSWLYGTGSLRSFIADYGVPLMVIAWTALSFSVPSKVASAVPRRLFSPLPWESASTHHWTVIVDMWRVPPAYVFAAFVPALMIAGLYFFDHSVASQLAQQKDFNLKKPSAYHYDILILGFMTLLCGLIGLPPSNGVLPQSPMHTKSLAVLKKQLIRRKMVESVKESIKQNASNSEIYGKMQAVFIEIENTPVTSSVFQELEDLKEAVMQPKKDQDKEVTFDPKKHLDACLPVRVNEQRVSNLLQSLLVAASVLAMPAIKLIPTSVLWGYFAYMAIDSLPGNQFWERLLLLFIVPARRYKVLEQVHASFVESVPLKCIAAFTLFQFVYLLLCFGITWIPIAGVLFPLPFFILISIRQHILPKFFSPHHLRELDAAEYEEIAWTPRISLSLSRRVCANMLNEAPHLGSTESRIEVCDAETLDELTTSRGELKVRTMSFGEY is encoded by the exons GGAGAGCATCAAATCTCCATTTCGAGGAATAGTGGCGGATTTCCGAGGTCGAGCGTCGTGCTACAAGGAAGATTGGATCTCAGGTCTTCATTCAGGATTCgg GATTTTGGCCCCAAcaacatatattttctttgcCTCCGCACTCCCAGTTATTGCCTTTGGTGAGCAGCTCAGTAGAGATACAG ATGGAAGCTTGAGCGCTGTTGAAACATTGGCATCGACCGCCATTTGTGGCATCATACACTCCTCGTTCGGTGGACAGCCTCTTCTAATACTTGGAGTTGCAGAGCCCACCATTATCATGTACACTTATCTTTACAACTTTGccaaaggaaggaaggatTTGGGCCACGAACTATACTTGGCTTGGGCTGGATG GGTGTGCGTATGGACTGCTCTGTTGCTGTTTCTGCTAGCAATATTCAACGCCTGCGACATAATCAACCGATTCACAAGAGTTGCAGGAGAGCTTTTCGGGATGTTAATTACTGTTCTCTTCATTCAAGAGGCCATCAAG GGAGTTGTGAGTGAGTTCAGAGTCCCTGAAGGCGAAGACATAAGCTTGGAGAAAGATCAATTCCAGAGGTTTTACATGAACGGGCTGTTGGGGATAATATTCACCTTCGGCCTTCTCTACACTGCTTTGAAGAGCAGGAAGGCAAGATCTTGGTTATATGGAACAG GAAGCCTCAGAAGCTTCATTGCTGATTACGGGGTACCGCTAATGGTAATAGCTTGGACAGCACTTTCCTTTAGTGTGCCAAGTAAAGTTGCTTCCGCTGTTCCACGGAGGTTGTTTAGCCCGTTACCATGGGAATCCGCTTCTACACATCACTGGACTGTGATTGTG GATATGTGGAGGGTACCGCCTGCATACGTCTTTGCAGCTTTTGTTCCTGCTTTAATGATCGCCGGGCTCTACTTCTTCGACCACAGTGTGGCTTCACAGCTAGCACAGCAGAAGGACTTCAATCTGAAGAAGCCGTCTGCATATCACTACGATATCTTAATTCTCGGATTCATG ACTTTGCTTTGCGGGTTAATCGGGTTGCCTCCATCCAACGGGGTCCTCCCACAGTCTCCGATGCACACGAAGAGCCTTGCAGTTTTGAAGAAGCAG TTGATTCGAAGGAAGATGGTAGAGAGTGTGAAGGAGAGTATTAAGCAAAATGCCAGCAACTCAGAGATATACGGCAAAATGCAAGCTGTTTTCATAGAAATTGAAAACACTCCTGTT ACTTCGTCAGTATTTCAAGAGCTAGAAGATTTGAAAGAGGCAGTTATGCAACCTAAAAAGGACCAAGACAAAGAAGTAACATTTGATCCCAAGAAGCACCTAGATGCCTGCTTGCCAGTGCGAGTGAACGAGCAAAGAGTGAGCAATCTCCTACAATCACTTCTAGTAGCAGCATCGGTACTTGCTATGCCCGCAATTAAGCTCATTCCGACATCGGTGCTCTGGGGATATTTCGCTTATATGGCAATCGACAGTCTCCCCGGAAACCAGTTCTGGGAGCGTCTGCTCCTTCTCTTCATCGTGCCAGCTCGTCGCTACAA GGTGCTCGAGCAAGTGCACGCCTCGTTTGTCGAGTCGGTTCCTTTAAAGTGCATAGCGGCATTCACGCTATTCCAGTTTGTGTACTTGCTCCTTTGCTTCGGAATTACATGGATACCAATTGCGGGAGTCCTATTCCCCCTCCCATTCTTCATCCTCATAAGCATAAGACAGCATATACTGCCCAAGTTTTTCTCTCCCCACCATCTTCGGGAATTGGATGCTGCCGAGTACGAAGAGATAGCTTGGACCCCAAGAATCTCCCTCAGCCTATCTCGTCGAGTATGCGCAAACAtg CTGAACGAGGCGCCTCACTTGGGAAGTACGGAAAGCAGGATTGAAGTTTGTGACGCCGAGACCTTGGATGAGCTTACGACAAGCAGAGGAGAGCTGAAGGTCAGGACCATGAGCTTCGGCGAGTACTGA
- the LOC116196517 gene encoding boron transporter 4-like isoform X2 — protein sequence MESIKSPFRGIVADFRGRASCYKEDWISGLHSGFGILAPTTYIFFASALPVIAFGEQLSRDTDGSLSAVETLASTAICGIIHSSFGGQPLLILGVAEPTIIMYTYLYNFAKGRKDLGHELYLAWAGWVCVWTALLLFLLAIFNACDIINRFTRVAGELFGMLITVLFIQEAIKGVVSEFRVPEGEDISLEKDQFQRFYMNGLLGIIFTFGLLYTALKSRKARSWLYGTGSLRSFIADYGVPLMVIAWTALSFSVPSKVASAVPRRLFSPLPWESASTHHWTVIVDMWRVPPAYVFAAFVPALMIAGLYFFDHSVASQLAQQKDFNLKKPSAYHYDILILGFMTLLCGLIGLPPSNGVLPQSPMHTKSLAVLKKQLIRRKMVESVKESIKQNASNSEIYGKMQAVFIEIENTPVTSSVFQELEDLKEAVMQPKKDQDKEVTFDPKKHLDACLPVRVNEQRVSNLLQSLLVAASVLAMPAIKLIPTSVLWGYFAYMAIDSLPGNQFWERLLLLFIVPARRYKVLEQVHASFVESVPLKCIAAFTLFQFVYLLLCFGITWIPIAGVLFPLPFFILISIRQHILPKFFSPHHLRELDAAEYEEIAWTPRISLSLSRRLNEAPHLGSTESRIEVCDAETLDELTTSRGELKVRTMSFGEY from the exons GGAGAGCATCAAATCTCCATTTCGAGGAATAGTGGCGGATTTCCGAGGTCGAGCGTCGTGCTACAAGGAAGATTGGATCTCAGGTCTTCATTCAGGATTCgg GATTTTGGCCCCAAcaacatatattttctttgcCTCCGCACTCCCAGTTATTGCCTTTGGTGAGCAGCTCAGTAGAGATACAG ATGGAAGCTTGAGCGCTGTTGAAACATTGGCATCGACCGCCATTTGTGGCATCATACACTCCTCGTTCGGTGGACAGCCTCTTCTAATACTTGGAGTTGCAGAGCCCACCATTATCATGTACACTTATCTTTACAACTTTGccaaaggaaggaaggatTTGGGCCACGAACTATACTTGGCTTGGGCTGGATG GGTGTGCGTATGGACTGCTCTGTTGCTGTTTCTGCTAGCAATATTCAACGCCTGCGACATAATCAACCGATTCACAAGAGTTGCAGGAGAGCTTTTCGGGATGTTAATTACTGTTCTCTTCATTCAAGAGGCCATCAAG GGAGTTGTGAGTGAGTTCAGAGTCCCTGAAGGCGAAGACATAAGCTTGGAGAAAGATCAATTCCAGAGGTTTTACATGAACGGGCTGTTGGGGATAATATTCACCTTCGGCCTTCTCTACACTGCTTTGAAGAGCAGGAAGGCAAGATCTTGGTTATATGGAACAG GAAGCCTCAGAAGCTTCATTGCTGATTACGGGGTACCGCTAATGGTAATAGCTTGGACAGCACTTTCCTTTAGTGTGCCAAGTAAAGTTGCTTCCGCTGTTCCACGGAGGTTGTTTAGCCCGTTACCATGGGAATCCGCTTCTACACATCACTGGACTGTGATTGTG GATATGTGGAGGGTACCGCCTGCATACGTCTTTGCAGCTTTTGTTCCTGCTTTAATGATCGCCGGGCTCTACTTCTTCGACCACAGTGTGGCTTCACAGCTAGCACAGCAGAAGGACTTCAATCTGAAGAAGCCGTCTGCATATCACTACGATATCTTAATTCTCGGATTCATG ACTTTGCTTTGCGGGTTAATCGGGTTGCCTCCATCCAACGGGGTCCTCCCACAGTCTCCGATGCACACGAAGAGCCTTGCAGTTTTGAAGAAGCAG TTGATTCGAAGGAAGATGGTAGAGAGTGTGAAGGAGAGTATTAAGCAAAATGCCAGCAACTCAGAGATATACGGCAAAATGCAAGCTGTTTTCATAGAAATTGAAAACACTCCTGTT ACTTCGTCAGTATTTCAAGAGCTAGAAGATTTGAAAGAGGCAGTTATGCAACCTAAAAAGGACCAAGACAAAGAAGTAACATTTGATCCCAAGAAGCACCTAGATGCCTGCTTGCCAGTGCGAGTGAACGAGCAAAGAGTGAGCAATCTCCTACAATCACTTCTAGTAGCAGCATCGGTACTTGCTATGCCCGCAATTAAGCTCATTCCGACATCGGTGCTCTGGGGATATTTCGCTTATATGGCAATCGACAGTCTCCCCGGAAACCAGTTCTGGGAGCGTCTGCTCCTTCTCTTCATCGTGCCAGCTCGTCGCTACAA GGTGCTCGAGCAAGTGCACGCCTCGTTTGTCGAGTCGGTTCCTTTAAAGTGCATAGCGGCATTCACGCTATTCCAGTTTGTGTACTTGCTCCTTTGCTTCGGAATTACATGGATACCAATTGCGGGAGTCCTATTCCCCCTCCCATTCTTCATCCTCATAAGCATAAGACAGCATATACTGCCCAAGTTTTTCTCTCCCCACCATCTTCGGGAATTGGATGCTGCCGAGTACGAAGAGATAGCTTGGACCCCAAGAATCTCCCTCAGCCTATCTCGTCGA CTGAACGAGGCGCCTCACTTGGGAAGTACGGAAAGCAGGATTGAAGTTTGTGACGCCGAGACCTTGGATGAGCTTACGACAAGCAGAGGAGAGCTGAAGGTCAGGACCATGAGCTTCGGCGAGTACTGA